A genome region from Jeotgalibacillus aurantiacus includes the following:
- the topA gene encoding type I DNA topoisomerase, with protein MADFLVIVESPAKAKTIERYLGKKYKVKASMGHVRDLPKSQMGVDVTQEYEPKYITIRGKGPVLKELKTAAKKAKRVFLAADPDREGEAIAWHLAHSLDLDLDSECRVVFNEITKEAIKESFKHPRKIDMDRVDAQQARRILDRLVGYNISPILWKKVKKGLSAGRVQSVAVRLIIDRENEIKNFQPEEYWTIDGQFKKGTKDFQASFYGLNGKKEKLSSEEDVKAILAKMKGKKFTVDSVTKKERKRNPAPSFITSSLQQEAARKLNFRARKTMMLAQQLYEGIELSKKEGTVGLITYMRTDSTRISEVAKQEASGIIEEQYGKEFLASEQQKTAKKKNNAQDAHEAIRPTSALRAPGEVKQYLSRDQYRLYKLIYERFIASQMAPAVMDTMSVDLLNGDVQFRASGSKVKFPGFMKVYIEGSDDQAEEKENFLPDLKEGETVASDEIEPKQHFTQPPPRYTEARLVKTLEELGIGRPSTYAPTLDTIQKRGYVSLDNKRFIPTELGEIVLDLIVEFFPEIIDVEFTAKMEKDLDDVEEGQIQWIKIIDEFYKDFEVHLEKAEQEMEKVEIKDEYAGEDCEECGNPMVIKMGRYGRFMACSNFPDCRNTKPIVKEIGVKCPTCKEGNVIERKSKKNRIFFGCDRYPECEYLSWDKPVDRQCPKCNETLIEKKLKKGNQIQCPNCDYKEEQQV; from the coding sequence ATGGCAGATTTTTTAGTAATTGTAGAATCACCCGCTAAAGCAAAAACAATTGAGCGGTATTTAGGGAAAAAATATAAAGTTAAAGCATCAATGGGACATGTTCGGGATCTCCCGAAAAGTCAGATGGGTGTGGACGTTACACAGGAGTATGAACCGAAGTATATTACCATTCGTGGTAAAGGCCCTGTTTTAAAAGAATTAAAGACAGCAGCCAAAAAAGCGAAACGCGTCTTTCTCGCGGCTGACCCCGATAGAGAAGGGGAAGCGATTGCGTGGCATCTCGCACACAGCCTTGATCTCGACCTTGATTCAGAATGTCGCGTCGTGTTTAACGAAATTACAAAAGAAGCGATAAAGGAATCATTCAAGCATCCGAGAAAGATTGATATGGACCGTGTGGATGCACAGCAGGCGCGACGAATTCTCGACCGACTTGTAGGGTATAACATCAGTCCGATTCTCTGGAAAAAAGTTAAAAAGGGACTGAGCGCCGGACGCGTTCAATCGGTAGCTGTGCGCCTCATTATCGACCGTGAAAACGAAATCAAAAACTTCCAGCCTGAAGAATACTGGACGATTGACGGCCAGTTTAAAAAAGGCACGAAGGATTTTCAGGCTTCTTTCTACGGCTTGAACGGCAAAAAAGAAAAGCTTTCGAGTGAAGAGGATGTCAAAGCAATTCTCGCTAAAATGAAGGGTAAAAAGTTTACCGTTGACAGCGTCACAAAAAAAGAGCGTAAACGAAACCCGGCACCATCATTCATTACATCTTCACTTCAGCAGGAGGCAGCAAGAAAGCTGAATTTCAGGGCGAGAAAAACAATGATGCTTGCCCAGCAGTTGTATGAAGGGATTGAACTGAGCAAAAAAGAAGGTACGGTTGGTCTGATCACTTATATGAGAACAGACTCTACCCGTATTTCTGAAGTGGCCAAACAGGAAGCCTCAGGGATTATTGAAGAACAATACGGAAAAGAATTTCTCGCTTCAGAACAGCAGAAGACGGCAAAGAAGAAAAACAATGCCCAGGATGCCCACGAAGCGATCCGTCCAACCAGTGCACTGAGAGCACCTGGTGAAGTGAAGCAATACTTGTCGAGAGACCAGTACCGTCTGTATAAACTGATTTATGAGCGTTTTATCGCAAGCCAGATGGCACCTGCCGTAATGGATACCATGAGTGTAGACCTGCTGAATGGTGATGTTCAGTTCAGAGCCAGCGGATCAAAAGTGAAATTCCCGGGCTTTATGAAGGTATATATTGAAGGAAGCGATGATCAGGCTGAGGAGAAAGAAAACTTCCTTCCTGACCTGAAAGAGGGCGAAACCGTCGCATCTGATGAGATTGAACCGAAGCAGCACTTTACTCAGCCGCCTCCGCGTTATACCGAGGCAAGGCTCGTTAAAACACTTGAAGAGCTCGGTATAGGACGTCCGTCAACCTATGCCCCTACACTTGACACGATTCAGAAAAGGGGATATGTTTCATTAGACAATAAGCGTTTTATCCCGACTGAACTCGGCGAGATTGTATTGGATCTCATCGTGGAATTCTTCCCGGAAATCATTGATGTGGAATTCACCGCAAAAATGGAGAAAGACCTTGATGATGTGGAAGAAGGTCAGATACAATGGATTAAGATCATCGATGAATTTTACAAGGACTTTGAGGTTCACCTTGAAAAAGCCGAACAGGAAATGGAAAAGGTGGAGATCAAGGATGAATATGCCGGTGAGGACTGTGAGGAATGCGGAAATCCGATGGTCATCAAAATGGGCCGCTACGGAAGATTTATGGCCTGCAGCAACTTCCCTGACTGCCGGAATACAAAGCCAATCGTAAAAGAGATTGGTGTGAAGTGTCCAACGTGTAAGGAAGGTAACGTCATTGAACGTAAAAGTAAGAAAAACCGTATTTTCTTCGGATGTGACCGCTACCCGGAATGTGAATATCTATCCTGGGATAAACCGGTCGACAGACAATGTCCGAAATGTAATGAAACGCTGATTGAGAAGAAATTGAAAAAGGGCAATCAGATTC
- the dprA gene encoding DNA-processing protein DprA, whose protein sequence is MYPKSFYENVVYIHYSQIFSNQQLLQWLRSDPLFDHPLRPPAAIQPSALQIEKLRQYTHKHSPQDILNHLSSCQASYITIYDEIYPVQLKEIYDPPVLFYVKGDSDHLSSRAMLGVVGARKADEYSARALKEIIPQLLSKGICIVSGLAAGADGTAHIAALSGKTIGVMGSGFSHQYPASNEVLYKKMEQDQLILSEYPPYQKPARHHFPMRNRIIAGLSKGIFVTQAAMKSGSMITVDRALEEGRDVFALPGSIFHPLSAGTNFLIKSGAKPVMSAADIIEEWF, encoded by the coding sequence ATGTATCCGAAATCCTTTTATGAAAATGTAGTCTACATTCACTACAGTCAGATTTTCAGTAATCAGCAGCTCTTACAATGGCTCCGGTCAGACCCGCTTTTTGATCATCCGTTACGTCCCCCGGCTGCAATTCAACCTAGCGCTCTGCAGATTGAAAAACTTCGTCAATACACTCATAAACATTCACCACAAGATATCCTCAACCATTTATCCTCCTGTCAGGCCTCCTATATCACCATCTATGACGAGATTTATCCAGTTCAGCTGAAAGAAATTTATGATCCGCCTGTCCTGTTTTATGTAAAGGGGGATTCCGACCATTTGTCATCGAGAGCTATGCTCGGCGTTGTAGGCGCAAGAAAAGCAGACGAATACTCCGCCAGAGCGCTGAAGGAAATCATTCCGCAGCTGTTGTCTAAGGGGATCTGTATTGTAAGCGGTTTGGCCGCAGGAGCAGATGGAACGGCTCATATTGCAGCGTTAAGCGGAAAAACAATTGGCGTAATGGGGAGCGGGTTCTCACATCAATATCCGGCTTCAAACGAGGTGCTTTATAAAAAAATGGAGCAGGATCAGCTGATTTTATCAGAGTATCCGCCTTACCAGAAGCCGGCACGGCATCACTTCCCAATGCGGAACCGGATTATCGCCGGTTTATCAAAGGGCATATTTGTGACGCAGGCGGCGATGAAGAGTGGATCCATGATTACGGTTGACCGGGCACTGGAGGAAGGAAGAGACGTATTTGCACTGCCGGGTTCGATCTTTCATCCTCTTTCGGCAGGCACGAATTTTCTCATTAAATCAGGTGCTAAACCGGTCATGTCTGCCGCTGATATCATTGAAGAATGGTTTTAA
- the sucD gene encoding succinate--CoA ligase subunit alpha: MSVFIDKNTKVLVQGITGSTALFHTKQMLEYGTQIVAGVTPGKGGTEAEGVPVFNTVEEAVKATGANVSVIYVPAPFAADAILECVDAELDMAICITEHIPVNDMIKVKRYMEGKNTRLVGPNCPGVITPDECKIGIMPGYIHTKGHVGVVSRSGTLTYEAVHQLSQEGIGQSTAVGIGGDPVNGTNFIDVLEAFNNDPETEAVIMIGEIGGTAEEEAAEWVKANMTKPVVGFIGGATAPPGKRMGHAGAIISGGKGTAEEKIRVMNECGIAVAETPSVMGETLIKVLKEKGLYDKCKTH, translated from the coding sequence ATGAGTGTTTTTATTGATAAGAATACAAAAGTTCTAGTTCAGGGAATCACGGGCTCTACAGCCTTATTCCATACGAAGCAGATGCTTGAGTACGGCACGCAGATCGTAGCAGGCGTAACACCTGGTAAAGGTGGCACTGAAGCGGAAGGCGTACCGGTATTTAATACTGTGGAGGAAGCGGTTAAAGCAACAGGAGCAAACGTATCTGTTATTTACGTTCCGGCACCATTTGCAGCAGACGCTATTTTAGAGTGTGTAGATGCAGAGCTTGATATGGCGATCTGTATCACTGAGCACATCCCGGTAAATGATATGATCAAAGTAAAACGTTATATGGAAGGCAAAAATACACGTCTTGTCGGTCCTAACTGTCCTGGTGTCATCACACCGGATGAGTGTAAGATCGGTATTATGCCTGGCTACATTCATACAAAAGGCCATGTAGGTGTCGTTTCCCGTTCCGGAACACTTACGTATGAAGCGGTTCACCAGCTTTCACAGGAAGGAATCGGTCAATCTACAGCAGTAGGTATCGGTGGAGATCCTGTAAACGGAACAAACTTTATCGACGTACTTGAAGCGTTTAACAACGACCCTGAAACAGAAGCTGTGATCATGATCGGTGAGATCGGCGGAACAGCTGAAGAAGAAGCGGCTGAGTGGGTAAAAGCAAATATGACAAAGCCGGTTGTTGGCTTCATCGGCGGTGCAACTGCGCCTCCAGGAAAGCGTATGGGTCACGCTGGTGCGATTATTTCAGGCGGTAAAGGTACCGCTGAAGAAAAAATCCGCGTCATGAACGAATGTGGCATTGCCGTTGCTGAAACGCCTTCAGTAATGGGAGAAACGCTTATTAAAGTATTGAAAGAAAAAGGTCTTTACGATAAATGTAAGACTCATTAA
- the sucC gene encoding ADP-forming succinate--CoA ligase subunit beta, protein MNIHEYQGKELLRKYGVSVPRGYVAFTPKEAVEAAKELGSSVTVVKAQIHAGGRGKAGGVKIAKSLDEVRTYAKELLGKTLVTHQTGPEGKEIKRLLIEEGCDIKKEYYIGLVLDRATSRITLMASEEGGTEIEEVAEATPEKIFRETIDPVVGLTAFQARRVAFNINIPKELVNKAVKFMLGLYKMFIEKDCSIAEINPLVTTGDGNVMALDAKLNFDANALYRQKDVMEFRDLDEEDAKEIEASKYDLSYISLDGNIGCMVNGAGLAMATMDIIKHYGGDPANFLDVGGGATAEKVTEAFKIILSDENVKGIFVNIFGGIMKCDIIAEGVVEAAKQVGLKVPLVVRLEGTNVELGKKILNESDLDIVAAGTMADGAQKIVELVG, encoded by the coding sequence ATGAATATCCACGAGTATCAGGGAAAGGAACTCCTCAGAAAATATGGGGTATCCGTTCCAAGAGGTTACGTAGCATTCACGCCTAAAGAGGCTGTTGAAGCAGCGAAAGAGCTTGGTTCATCAGTAACGGTTGTAAAAGCTCAGATCCATGCAGGCGGCCGCGGTAAAGCTGGCGGTGTCAAAATCGCAAAAAGTCTGGATGAGGTTCGTACATATGCAAAAGAACTTTTAGGAAAAACGCTGGTGACGCACCAGACGGGTCCTGAAGGAAAAGAAATTAAGCGCTTACTTATTGAAGAAGGATGCGACATCAAAAAAGAATACTACATCGGTTTAGTATTAGACCGTGCAACATCACGTATTACGTTGATGGCATCAGAAGAAGGCGGCACGGAAATCGAGGAAGTGGCGGAAGCGACTCCTGAAAAAATCTTCCGTGAAACGATTGATCCGGTTGTTGGTCTTACAGCGTTCCAGGCACGCCGTGTAGCGTTTAATATCAACATTCCAAAAGAGCTTGTAAATAAAGCGGTTAAGTTCATGCTTGGACTTTACAAAATGTTTATCGAAAAAGATTGTTCAATCGCGGAAATTAATCCGCTTGTTACAACTGGCGACGGAAACGTAATGGCGCTTGATGCAAAGCTTAACTTTGATGCAAACGCGCTTTACCGTCAGAAAGATGTAATGGAATTCCGTGATCTTGATGAAGAGGATGCAAAGGAAATCGAAGCATCGAAATACGACCTAAGCTACATCTCACTTGATGGGAACATCGGCTGTATGGTTAATGGTGCCGGACTTGCGATGGCGACGATGGATATTATCAAACATTACGGCGGAGACCCGGCCAACTTCCTTGATGTTGGGGGCGGCGCAACGGCAGAGAAGGTTACTGAAGCGTTCAAAATCATCCTTTCAGATGAAAATGTAAAAGGAATTTTCGTTAACATTTTCGGTGGAATTATGAAGTGTGACATTATTGCCGAAGGTGTTGTTGAGGCAGCGAAACAGGTTGGCCTTAAAGTACCTCTTGTTGTTCGTCTTGAAGGAACAAACGTTGAACTTGGTAAGAAAATTCTAAATGAGTCAGATCTTGATATCGTTGCTGCAGGAACAATGGCAGACGGCGCACAAAAGATCGTGGAACTTGTAGGCTGA
- a CDS encoding EscU/YscU/HrcU family type III secretion system export apparatus switch protein has protein sequence MNEKNKRLQAVALTYKSDQQLAPVVTAKGKGKLAETIIEKANEHQVPVQQDESLVELLGQLELNEAIPDDLYQAVAEVFAFIYRLDQQKKQ, from the coding sequence ATGAATGAGAAAAATAAACGATTGCAGGCAGTCGCGCTTACGTATAAGTCTGATCAGCAGCTCGCACCGGTCGTAACGGCTAAGGGAAAAGGGAAGCTTGCAGAAACAATTATTGAAAAAGCAAATGAGCATCAGGTTCCTGTGCAGCAGGATGAATCACTTGTTGAGCTTCTCGGCCAGCTGGAGCTGAACGAAGCGATACCGGATGATCTGTATCAGGCAGTTGCAGAAGTGTTTGCTTTCATCTACAGACTTGATCAGCAGAAGAAACAATAA
- a CDS encoding ribonuclease HII: protein MKRADIRRKVTTMTSIKEWREILDSLDPNQPIPAELLQDKRKGALALVERHTKKQHRAQVLKEQYEQMLRYENEAKSNGKKLIAGLDEAGRGPLAGPVVAAAAILPEDFYLPGLNDSKKIGRAQRELFFEEIMKHADVGVGIIEAEEIDQINILNASKKAMEMALTQLKSRPDHALIDAVELRIPISQKSIIKGDAKSVSIAAASIVAKVTRDRLMEQAAERFPEYGFDNHAGYGTKQHVEALHKYGPTDIHRLSFEPVKSIAAKRR, encoded by the coding sequence ATGAAACGAGCCGATATAAGAAGAAAGGTGACAACGATGACATCAATAAAAGAATGGCGTGAAATCCTCGATTCGCTTGATCCGAATCAGCCAATCCCAGCCGAACTGTTACAGGATAAAAGAAAAGGTGCACTCGCCCTAGTGGAGAGACACACAAAAAAACAGCACAGAGCTCAGGTGTTAAAGGAACAGTACGAACAAATGCTGCGCTATGAAAATGAGGCGAAATCAAATGGTAAAAAGCTGATCGCTGGTCTGGACGAAGCAGGCCGAGGACCTCTTGCCGGACCAGTAGTAGCTGCAGCCGCCATCCTTCCTGAAGACTTTTATCTCCCGGGTCTGAATGATTCCAAAAAGATCGGGCGCGCACAAAGAGAGCTGTTTTTCGAAGAAATTATGAAGCATGCAGATGTCGGGGTAGGGATCATAGAGGCTGAAGAAATCGATCAAATCAATATTTTAAATGCCTCAAAAAAAGCAATGGAAATGGCATTGACACAATTAAAGAGCCGGCCTGACCATGCTTTGATTGATGCGGTGGAGCTCCGGATTCCAATTTCGCAGAAATCCATCATAAAAGGCGATGCAAAAAGTGTCAGTATCGCAGCGGCTTCTATCGTTGCCAAGGTAACCAGAGACAGGCTGATGGAACAGGCTGCCGAACGGTTCCCTGAATATGGCTTTGACAACCACGCCGGCTACGGTACGAAACAGCATGTAGAAGCTTTACATAAGTACGGACCAACTGACATTCACAGGTTATCGTTTGAGCCTGTAAAATCTATTGCTGCCAAGAGGAGATGA
- the ylqF gene encoding ribosome biogenesis GTPase YlqF, producing the protein MSIQWFPGHMAKARRQVTEKLKLVDIVFELVDARIPVSSRNPMIEEIIGQKPRLILINKADMADPVKTKEWIQYFADQGLPAVAINSDKGTGLQQIQKESMKILKDKWDRMKSRGIRPRAMRAMIVGIPNVGKSTLINRLAKKNIAQTGNRPGVTKAQQWIKAGKEMELLDTPGILWPKFEDQQVGYKLALTGAIKDTILNLQDIALYALRFLETYYPERLKERYQMDVIHEDAAELFNHIGKKRGCLMAGGEVDYDKTADLIVRDIRNTQFGPITFDLEALDDVEN; encoded by the coding sequence ATGAGTATTCAATGGTTTCCTGGACATATGGCGAAAGCCAGAAGACAGGTAACAGAAAAACTTAAATTAGTGGACATCGTATTTGAACTTGTAGACGCACGTATTCCCGTATCCTCAAGAAATCCGATGATCGAAGAAATCATTGGTCAAAAGCCAAGGCTGATCCTGATCAATAAAGCAGATATGGCAGATCCGGTAAAAACAAAAGAATGGATCCAATATTTTGCCGATCAGGGACTGCCTGCTGTAGCCATAAATTCTGATAAAGGAACAGGTCTCCAGCAAATCCAAAAAGAATCCATGAAAATCTTAAAGGATAAATGGGACAGAATGAAATCAAGAGGAATCCGGCCACGAGCCATGCGTGCCATGATCGTTGGAATTCCGAACGTCGGAAAATCAACACTCATTAACCGCCTGGCTAAAAAAAATATTGCCCAAACAGGAAACCGCCCGGGTGTAACAAAAGCCCAGCAGTGGATTAAAGCCGGTAAGGAAATGGAGCTTCTCGATACACCGGGTATTTTATGGCCAAAATTCGAAGATCAGCAGGTAGGATACAAACTTGCGCTTACAGGTGCCATCAAAGATACCATCCTGAATCTTCAGGACATCGCCCTATACGCGCTTAGGTTCCTTGAAACCTACTATCCGGAAAGACTGAAAGAACGTTACCAGATGGACGTCATCCATGAGGATGCAGCAGAGCTGTTTAACCATATCGGAAAAAAACGCGGCTGTCTGATGGCCGGTGGTGAAGTCGACTACGACAAAACAGCCGACCTCATCGTCCGCGACATCAGAAACACCCAATTCGGCCCCATCACATTCGACCTTGAAGCACTGGATGACGTAGAAAATTAA
- the lepB gene encoding signal peptidase I, producing MRKAKNEWWEWSKILLIAIVCAAGIRYFLFSPVVVDGSSMNPALKDGDRLIVNKLNYRLEEPERFDMVVFHASESDDYIKRVIGLPGETVAFKEGKLYINDQLTEEQFLDEEAVTADFTLEELTGEKTVPEGHLFVMGDNRSKSRDSRHIGPVSVESVVGVMSIVFWPPEDFKVVSKE from the coding sequence ATGAGAAAGGCTAAGAATGAATGGTGGGAATGGTCCAAAATCCTGTTGATTGCCATTGTTTGTGCCGCGGGTATCCGCTACTTTTTATTTTCTCCAGTTGTTGTAGATGGAAGTTCCATGAATCCGGCGCTTAAAGATGGGGACAGGTTAATTGTGAATAAGCTGAATTACCGTCTTGAAGAGCCTGAGCGGTTTGACATGGTGGTTTTCCATGCGTCAGAAAGTGATGATTATATTAAACGGGTAATCGGTCTTCCCGGTGAAACTGTTGCATTTAAAGAGGGTAAGCTATACATAAATGATCAGTTGACGGAAGAACAGTTTTTAGATGAAGAAGCGGTAACCGCTGACTTTACACTGGAGGAATTAACAGGTGAGAAAACGGTTCCTGAGGGTCATTTATTTGTCATGGGTGATAACCGGTCTAAAAGCCGTGACAGCCGCCACATCGGTCCTGTATCGGTAGAATCAGTCGTAGGTGTCATGTCGATTGTGTTCTGGCCACCTGAGGACTTTAAAGTTGTAAGTAAGGAGTGA
- the rplS gene encoding 50S ribosomal protein L19, whose product MHNLIQEITKEQLRSDLPVFKPGDTVKVHVKVVEGTRERIQVFEGVVIKRRGGGVSETFTVRKISYGVGVERTFPVHTPKIAKLDVVRRGKVRRAKLYYLRNLRGKAARIKEIR is encoded by the coding sequence ATGCATAATTTAATTCAAGAAATTACAAAAGAACAACTTCGTTCTGATCTTCCTGTATTCAAGCCGGGTGATACTGTAAAGGTTCACGTTAAGGTTGTTGAGGGAACTCGTGAGCGTATCCAGGTGTTCGAAGGTGTTGTTATTAAACGCCGTGGCGGTGGAGTAAGTGAAACATTTACTGTACGTAAGATCTCTTACGGAGTAGGTGTTGAGCGTACATTCCCTGTACACACACCAAAAATTGCGAAGCTTGATGTTGTGCGTCGCGGTAAAGTTCGTCGTGCGAAACTTTACTACCTGCGTAACCTGCGCGGTAAAGCGGCCCGTATTAAAGAAATTCGCTAA
- the trmD gene encoding tRNA (guanosine(37)-N1)-methyltransferase TrmD, with translation MKIDVLSLFPSMFDGVFGESILKKAKEKGAVDYNVTDFRQFSGNKHNSVDDYPYGGGAGMVLKPEPIFEAVHQLTQGTEKAPRIILMCPQGERYTQKKAEELSKEEHLVFICGHYEGYDERIREHLVTDEISIGDFVLTGGELGAMTVIDSVVRLLPGVLGNDESAVKDSHSSGLLEHPHYTRPAEYNGHKVPDVLLSGNHSKIDEWRMKESLRRTWTRRPDLLDVYPLSDQQKKWIEEIKKEH, from the coding sequence ATGAAAATTGACGTTCTCTCTCTCTTTCCATCTATGTTTGATGGCGTCTTCGGAGAATCCATTTTGAAGAAGGCGAAGGAAAAAGGAGCAGTTGACTACAACGTAACCGATTTTCGTCAGTTTTCAGGCAACAAGCATAACTCTGTTGACGATTACCCATACGGAGGCGGAGCGGGAATGGTGTTAAAGCCTGAACCGATTTTCGAAGCTGTCCACCAGCTGACTCAGGGAACTGAAAAAGCACCAAGAATTATCCTCATGTGTCCTCAGGGTGAAAGGTATACGCAAAAAAAAGCAGAAGAGCTCTCAAAGGAAGAGCATCTTGTCTTTATTTGCGGACACTATGAAGGGTACGATGAGAGAATCCGTGAGCATCTTGTGACAGATGAAATCTCCATTGGTGATTTCGTTCTGACAGGCGGTGAACTCGGTGCGATGACGGTCATTGACAGTGTCGTCAGGCTGCTGCCCGGTGTGCTTGGAAACGATGAATCTGCCGTTAAGGACTCACATTCGAGCGGGCTTCTGGAGCACCCTCACTACACGCGTCCTGCAGAATATAATGGTCACAAGGTTCCTGACGTCCTATTGTCCGGAAATCACAGTAAAATTGATGAGTGGAGAATGAAGGAATCATTAAGGAGAACTTGGACCAGACGCCCGGATCTTCTTGACGTTTATCCACTTTCAGACCAGCAGAAAAAATGGATTGAAGAAATCAAAAAAGAACATTGA
- the rimM gene encoding ribosome maturation factor RimM (Essential for efficient processing of 16S rRNA) has translation MMEWFDVGKIVNTHGIKGEVRVISSTDFPEERYAKGSNLFLFTKQSSEPLELTVKHHRKHKNFDLLTFEGLDNVNEVEPFKEGILRITDKQLTDLDDHEYYYHEIIGCEVVTDAGESVGTIKEILSPGANDVWVVQTAAKKEVMIPFIADIVLDVDPENKKVVIHPMEGLLE, from the coding sequence ATGATGGAATGGTTCGATGTAGGTAAGATCGTTAATACGCATGGTATCAAAGGGGAAGTCCGTGTCATCTCAAGTACGGATTTTCCTGAGGAACGCTATGCAAAAGGCAGTAATCTTTTTCTTTTTACAAAACAGAGCAGCGAACCGCTTGAACTGACAGTCAAGCATCACCGTAAGCATAAAAACTTTGACCTTCTAACATTTGAAGGTTTGGATAATGTCAATGAAGTAGAGCCGTTTAAAGAAGGCATTCTTCGGATTACAGATAAACAGCTGACAGACCTTGATGATCATGAATACTATTATCATGAAATCATTGGCTGCGAAGTTGTAACAGATGCAGGTGAATCAGTCGGCACGATTAAAGAGATTCTTTCACCGGGCGCCAATGATGTGTGGGTTGTGCAGACCGCTGCTAAAAAAGAGGTCATGATTCCGTTTATTGCAGACATTGTACTGGACGTTGATCCTGAAAACAAAAAAGTCGTGATCCACCCGATGGAGGGGCTGCTGGAATGA
- a CDS encoding YlqD family protein, whose amino-acid sequence MQVTQKVVIKEIMTNSSKKRLKDSLAQKNDRAQKEIEQLIFQQKKLEKQFEQSNDAVKNRINQEINKRRQLIAQVNAQEKTIEDMPMGTEYTLRETDMLVDLSEGSIWHPDQKPVIVLEDGMVKEIRQGW is encoded by the coding sequence ATGCAGGTTACTCAAAAAGTAGTCATTAAAGAAATAATGACAAACTCTTCAAAAAAACGTTTAAAGGACTCTCTTGCACAGAAAAATGATCGTGCGCAGAAAGAGATTGAACAGCTGATCTTTCAGCAGAAAAAACTCGAGAAGCAATTTGAACAATCTAATGATGCGGTGAAAAACCGTATTAACCAGGAAATTAATAAAAGACGTCAGCTGATCGCGCAGGTGAATGCGCAGGAAAAGACGATTGAAGATATGCCGATGGGTACGGAATATACATTGCGTGAAACGGACATGCTAGTAGACCTGTCTGAAGGAAGCATCTGGCATCCGGATCAGAAGCCTGTCATCGTACTTGAGGACGGTATGGTGAAGGAAATCCGTCAGGGGTGGTAA
- a CDS encoding KH domain-containing protein — protein sequence MRELIETIVKPLVDHPEAVSVNVHEDEQTIAYRLSVHPDDMGKVIGKQGRVAKAIRTVTFAAESSQKKKTVLEIIDQ from the coding sequence ATGAGAGAGCTTATCGAAACGATTGTCAAGCCTCTTGTAGATCACCCGGAGGCAGTGAGCGTTAACGTTCATGAAGATGAACAGACAATCGCTTACCGCCTCTCAGTCCACCCGGACGATATGGGTAAAGTCATTGGCAAACAAGGCAGAGTTGCGAAAGCTATACGTACTGTAACTTTTGCTGCTGAAAGTAGTCAGAAGAAAAAAACCGTACTTGAAATAATTGATCAGTAA
- the rpsP gene encoding 30S ribosomal protein S16, with protein MAVKIRLKRMGAKKSPFYRIVVADSRSPRDGRFIETVGTYNPVANPAVVDINEEAVLKWMSNGAKPSDTVRNLLSNEGIMEKFHNTKHGK; from the coding sequence ATGGCAGTAAAAATTCGTTTAAAGCGTATGGGAGCTAAAAAATCCCCATTCTATCGTATTGTAGTAGCAGATTCTCGTTCACCACGTGATGGACGTTTCATCGAAACAGTAGGAACTTACAACCCGGTTGCTAACCCAGCTGTAGTAGATATCAACGAAGAAGCGGTTCTTAAGTGGATGAGCAATGGCGCGAAGCCTTCTGACACTGTACGTAACCTTCTTTCTAACGAAGGCATTATGGAGAAATTCCATAACACAAAGCACGGTAAATAA